Proteins co-encoded in one Neovison vison isolate M4711 chromosome 9, ASM_NN_V1, whole genome shotgun sequence genomic window:
- the BRD3OS gene encoding putative uncharacterized protein BRD3OS: MSSRVPLAEKALSESYARLRYRDTSLLIWQQQQQQLESGPPGTYLSRSRSMWYSQYGNEAILVRDRHKLGVSRDTGRSKFCTIM; this comes from the coding sequence ATGAGCAGCCGTGTGCCGCTGGCAGAGAAAGCTCTGTCCGAAAGCTACGCCCGGCTGCGGTACCGGGACACGTCCTTGCTTAtctggcagcagcagcagcagcagctggaatCGGGGCCCCCCGGGACCTACCTGAGCAGGAGCCGTAGCATGTGGTACTCACAGTATGGAAACGAGGCCATCCTGGTGCGGGACAGACACAAGCTCGGAGTCTCTCGGGACACAGGCCGATCCAAGTTCTGTACCATCATGTAG